A window from Leptospira meyeri encodes these proteins:
- a CDS encoding AsmA family protein: MKKIGYGIGAVIAGILLIVIIALVFAGSLITPSFLVKQIESSINVRAHVESVNISLFNVLSGIEIEGIILAPRDEVANKGIPLDERKSKPKGLIQLGKAEVKISFLALLTKTLKVNKILLKQPEISLTMNEDGGNNLTSLFKTPKIVDGEKNPALSAEALAEKKKEAEEEAKEKASAPPSGPFSIKDIPIAIKMGLVGIQEGNIRVNMRKTGQQIQIQKLDLELKDIDIDGSDLESHNNVNVNFDADITIIGRNKKEAAKFLLETEGKVTPFVAKTGLVNPKVNYEVTMKEDSFVSGFAAFDAIAGELPALNQAGLKLDKLKEKAELKKDVSFHVEYSNGKVTFLDEPTFPTKNYDLQITKGSYIVTTTNYHEMKMGMLYDEEESKKSLASVDEKIKQATKGQGDPKAFRNKIVGNLIKDERLFIPFRTYGDIRNPNVELGVGLGTLTDLIGGAVKEVIKGKASDALKKIPGAGNALKGLGF, translated from the coding sequence ATGAAAAAAATAGGTTACGGAATTGGTGCGGTCATCGCAGGCATTCTCCTCATCGTAATCATCGCGTTAGTTTTTGCCGGAAGTTTGATCACTCCAAGTTTTTTAGTCAAACAGATTGAATCATCCATCAATGTGCGAGCCCATGTCGAATCAGTCAACATCAGTCTATTCAATGTTCTCTCTGGGATAGAAATTGAAGGAATTATTCTTGCCCCAAGAGATGAAGTAGCAAACAAAGGCATTCCTCTCGACGAAAGAAAATCAAAACCCAAAGGTCTCATTCAGCTTGGAAAAGCAGAAGTTAAGATTTCCTTTTTAGCACTTTTGACAAAAACCTTAAAGGTAAATAAAATCCTCCTCAAACAACCAGAAATCTCTCTAACCATGAATGAAGATGGAGGCAACAATCTTACTTCTCTTTTCAAAACACCGAAAATTGTAGATGGAGAAAAAAATCCCGCCCTTTCTGCAGAAGCTCTGGCGGAGAAGAAAAAGGAAGCAGAAGAAGAGGCTAAAGAAAAAGCGAGTGCCCCACCGTCCGGTCCATTCTCTATCAAAGATATTCCGATTGCTATCAAAATGGGTCTTGTTGGCATTCAAGAGGGAAACATCCGAGTGAATATGCGTAAAACCGGTCAACAAATTCAAATTCAAAAATTGGATTTAGAATTAAAGGACATTGATATAGATGGAAGTGATCTTGAGTCACATAACAATGTGAATGTGAATTTTGATGCTGATATCACGATTATTGGAAGAAACAAAAAAGAAGCGGCCAAATTTTTATTAGAAACAGAGGGAAAAGTAACACCTTTCGTTGCCAAAACAGGACTCGTGAATCCCAAAGTTAATTATGAAGTTACCATGAAAGAAGATTCGTTTGTTTCGGGATTTGCTGCTTTCGATGCGATTGCAGGGGAACTGCCTGCTTTAAACCAAGCTGGCTTAAAATTGGACAAACTAAAAGAAAAAGCAGAACTAAAAAAAGACGTTTCCTTTCATGTTGAATACAGCAATGGGAAAGTAACCTTTCTAGACGAACCAACCTTTCCTACTAAAAACTATGACTTACAGATCACCAAAGGATCTTACATTGTCACCACAACAAACTACCATGAAATGAAAATGGGTATGTTGTATGATGAAGAAGAATCCAAAAAATCTTTGGCATCTGTAGATGAAAAAATCAAACAAGCCACCAAAGGCCAAGGAGATCCAAAAGCCTTTCGTAATAAAATTGTTGGCAATCTCATCAAAGATGAAAGGCTTTTTATTCCCTTTCGAACTTATGGAGACATCCGTAATCCAAATGTAGAGTTAGGAGTCGGACTTGGTACTCTCACCGATCTCATCGGTGGTGCTGTCAAAGAAGTAATCAAAGGAAAAGCAAGTGATGCTTTGAAAAAAATTCCAGGCGCTGGAAATGCTCTCAAAGGTTTAGGTTTCTAA
- a CDS encoding GAF domain-containing SpoIIE family protein phosphatase, with the protein MVDFKVSKRMLVNFRGQNKVVGGLTDKDKIAILLYISKEFANLDREDQLFSKVILICQEIFESDNTTLRLWDGEYLVPVKFVKETEPPRRNLVMGEGYSGAVFETKEPVLVNDLTRSAHFFDEGETTKSVMCVPIMQKEEILGTLAVESERENFYITDDLEILEALTSQLALALYGVRLIEGLVTARAREAAILNQLEWDLKMGRNVQSQILPQDLSAWNGIYFASHYEPMAEVSGDLVDIVRQGHSLTAINIDVSGHGIPAALVTMAIHHQFRRSVMAGLGLTEIMEELGEKLREQLPESTYFTAFMVRIFSDYTFGYVNAGHQRMLHYKAADDTFIQYDTKGVPLGILPVRKIDYEEKQGRLEPGDFLLLISDGFSEQRNHLKDEVGVERIQSWLHDEREKLVMEGRGKVDLKKLSAAFVERFRAYQGDVPNGDDLSFLFLYCGDSIPEASHYIQMAKQSNSKMKMEEAYAQALKAFSIDSSLKEILVFLGKMYYRDGKYKEAIRYLEEYLRTSGDNTAASHFMMGRAYYKAGMISEAKRALKMALSSDHSFAKASILLAQCYLKENAKPKAIKVLQQGVKNTPQSLELKTSLLRLESHSQKVG; encoded by the coding sequence ATGGTTGATTTCAAAGTTTCCAAACGAATGCTCGTCAACTTCCGCGGACAAAACAAGGTCGTGGGAGGATTAACAGATAAAGATAAAATTGCGATCCTTCTCTACATTTCCAAAGAATTTGCCAATTTAGATAGAGAAGACCAACTCTTTTCCAAAGTCATCCTGATCTGTCAGGAAATTTTTGAGTCGGACAATACGACACTCCGGCTCTGGGATGGAGAATATCTTGTCCCAGTCAAGTTTGTCAAAGAGACAGAACCCCCTCGCCGAAACTTAGTAATGGGAGAAGGTTATTCGGGAGCAGTTTTTGAAACTAAAGAACCTGTCCTTGTGAACGACCTCACCCGTTCGGCTCATTTTTTTGACGAAGGCGAAACCACAAAATCGGTGATGTGTGTTCCGATCATGCAGAAAGAAGAAATTCTTGGAACCCTTGCGGTTGAAAGTGAACGTGAAAATTTTTATATTACCGATGATTTAGAAATTTTAGAGGCATTAACATCACAACTGGCTTTAGCACTTTACGGGGTCAGACTCATTGAAGGACTAGTTACCGCAAGAGCAAGAGAAGCTGCTATTTTAAATCAGTTGGAGTGGGATTTGAAAATGGGACGAAATGTCCAAAGCCAAATTCTGCCACAAGACTTAAGTGCTTGGAATGGAATCTATTTTGCAAGTCACTATGAACCTATGGCAGAAGTCAGTGGTGATTTAGTGGATATTGTTAGACAAGGTCATTCTTTAACTGCAATTAACATTGATGTGTCGGGACATGGAATTCCTGCAGCCCTTGTGACTATGGCAATTCACCACCAATTCCGTAGATCCGTGATGGCAGGACTTGGACTCACAGAAATTATGGAAGAACTTGGTGAAAAACTAAGAGAACAATTACCAGAATCTACCTATTTCACTGCCTTTATGGTTCGAATCTTTAGTGATTATACATTTGGCTATGTAAATGCGGGCCACCAACGAATGCTTCATTACAAAGCAGCTGATGACACTTTCATTCAGTACGATACCAAGGGGGTACCCCTCGGGATTCTTCCTGTAAGAAAAATTGATTATGAAGAAAAACAAGGACGTTTGGAACCTGGAGATTTTTTACTTCTGATCTCCGATGGATTCAGTGAACAAAGAAATCATTTAAAAGATGAGGTTGGTGTCGAAAGAATTCAATCTTGGTTACATGATGAACGAGAAAAACTAGTGATGGAAGGACGTGGAAAGGTTGATTTAAAAAAACTTTCTGCAGCCTTTGTTGAAAGGTTTAGAGCCTATCAAGGTGATGTTCCTAACGGGGATGACCTAAGTTTTCTTTTTCTTTATTGTGGAGACTCCATTCCTGAAGCTTCGCATTACATCCAAATGGCAAAACAATCAAATTCAAAAATGAAAATGGAAGAAGCTTATGCGCAAGCTTTAAAAGCTTTTAGCATTGATTCTTCTTTAAAAGAGATATTGGTGTTTTTGGGAAAAATGTATTACCGTGATGGCAAATATAAAGAGGCCATTCGGTATCTAGAAGAATACTTGAGAACATCTGGTGATAATACGGCAGCCTCGCATTTTATGATGGGAAGAGCTTATTACAAAGCTGGAATGATATCGGAAGCAAAACGAGCGCTAAAGATGGCACTCTCTAGTGACCATAGTTTTGCAAAAGCAAGTATACTACTTGCACAATGTTATTTGAAAGAAAATGCGAAACCAAAAGCAATCAAAGTATTGCAACAAGGCGTAAAGAACACACCTCAAAGTTTGGAACTAAAAACTTCTCTTCTGAGGTTAGAATCACACTCGCAAAAAGTCGGTTAA
- a CDS encoding ammonium transporter codes for MKQVSIFLFLMILLFCSTLGAEEVTNSQESLESLAKEMASIKSSLAETKLALETTKQEANWVWTCIAAFLVFFMQAGFAYVEAGFTRAKNAVNILMKNFSDLTVGAIAYWVIGFSIMFGPQVLTGFGVGVPSFAESLINAEDGSMDPSKYTFFIFQIVFAATAATIVSGAMAERTKFSAYLVFSIIITAFIYPIFGSFAWGSLLGISTGFLESLGLGGGDGVGFHDFAGSTVVHSVGAWAGLAGAIVVGPRMGKFQTDGRVYPILGHNMSMAALGVFILWFGWFGFNPGSTTSIEGGSFARIAVVTHMAACAGAIAAMVLTWLLFKKPEIGLTLNGGLAGLVAITAPCDVVSITGAICIGAVAGVLVIVSVLFLDKIKIDDPVGAVSVHGVCGAWGTLAVGLFSIETGLFSGAGFAQFAAQAIGVATAFLWAFPTSFLMFYLIKKTIGLRVSEEEELLGLDILEHGNEAYPVSK; via the coding sequence ATGAAACAAGTTAGCATATTTTTATTTTTAATGATTCTTCTTTTTTGCTCCACACTTGGAGCAGAAGAAGTAACAAATAGTCAAGAAAGTCTGGAATCTTTGGCAAAAGAAATGGCAAGTATCAAGTCTTCTCTTGCTGAAACAAAACTTGCTTTAGAAACAACAAAACAAGAAGCCAATTGGGTCTGGACCTGTATTGCAGCCTTTCTTGTATTTTTTATGCAAGCTGGTTTTGCTTATGTGGAAGCAGGATTCACAAGAGCAAAAAATGCAGTAAACATTCTTATGAAAAACTTCTCTGACTTAACAGTTGGAGCGATTGCCTATTGGGTGATTGGTTTTTCCATTATGTTTGGGCCTCAAGTATTAACGGGATTTGGGGTGGGAGTACCTTCTTTTGCAGAAAGTTTAATCAATGCAGAAGATGGTAGTATGGACCCTTCCAAATATACTTTCTTTATCTTCCAAATTGTTTTTGCGGCCACTGCAGCAACCATAGTTTCGGGAGCGATGGCAGAAAGGACTAAGTTCTCAGCCTATTTGGTTTTCTCTATCATCATCACTGCTTTTATTTATCCTATTTTCGGCTCTTTTGCTTGGGGAAGTCTACTCGGAATTTCCACAGGATTTTTAGAATCCCTTGGACTTGGCGGTGGAGACGGAGTGGGATTTCATGACTTTGCCGGATCCACTGTTGTGCATAGTGTAGGTGCTTGGGCAGGGCTTGCTGGTGCGATTGTAGTCGGACCTAGGATGGGAAAATTCCAAACCGATGGAAGAGTGTATCCAATTTTGGGTCATAATATGTCCATGGCTGCCCTCGGTGTGTTCATTCTTTGGTTTGGTTGGTTTGGATTTAACCCTGGTTCTACCACTTCCATTGAAGGAGGTAGTTTCGCAAGGATTGCTGTTGTGACTCATATGGCTGCCTGCGCAGGTGCCATCGCTGCCATGGTTCTTACTTGGCTTCTATTTAAAAAACCAGAAATTGGTTTAACCTTAAATGGAGGACTGGCAGGGCTTGTGGCCATCACGGCTCCTTGTGATGTAGTGAGTATCACTGGTGCCATTTGTATTGGTGCAGTCGCTGGGGTTCTTGTGATTGTCTCTGTCCTTTTCTTAGATAAAATTAAAATTGATGATCCAGTGGGAGCCGTTTCAGTCCACGGGGTTTGCGGCGCTTGGGGGACACTAGCGGTTGGTCTTTTTAGCATAGAAACCGGATTATTTTCTGGCGCTGGATTTGCCCAATTTGCTGCTCAAGCAATAGGTGTAGCCACTGCCTTTCTTTGGGCTTTCCCAACCAGTTTCCTTATGTTCTATTTGATCAAAAAGACCATTGGACTTCGGGTTTCGGAAGAAGAAGAATTATTAGGTTTGGATATTTTAGAACACGGAAACGAAGCTTATCCCGTTTCCAAATAG
- a CDS encoding LIC11874 family lipoprotein produces MFRFPLLFILFLVGCFEYEETILFRKLSSGTVEIAYTVPLKRDSNDSLIKFLPTSKDEIINSVKKKSNNNLQVRDFTFRELEKSETTDMYFKRKGKVSYKLDFEDPLHLEGVLIGTFSIKSKPRSLTVKRDFPNLTDNAILDSSAGEKKIISETSRLLKEGRIQFKVLFPKDSECSSNRGFIGLGNLTYQIPLQETLENPESKTWEYKIRFF; encoded by the coding sequence GTGTTTCGTTTTCCTTTATTGTTCATTTTATTTTTAGTTGGTTGTTTTGAATACGAAGAGACCATCCTCTTTCGAAAACTTAGTTCTGGTACTGTGGAAATTGCTTATACAGTTCCTTTAAAAAGGGATTCAAATGATTCCCTTATCAAATTTTTACCCACTTCCAAAGATGAAATCATTAATTCTGTAAAAAAGAAATCGAATAACAACCTACAGGTGAGAGACTTTACCTTTCGGGAATTGGAAAAATCAGAAACCACAGATATGTATTTCAAACGAAAAGGAAAGGTTTCATACAAACTCGACTTTGAAGATCCTTTGCATTTAGAAGGGGTTTTGATTGGCACTTTCTCGATTAAGTCAAAACCAAGGTCATTGACTGTTAAAAGGGACTTCCCCAACCTAACAGATAACGCGATTCTTGATAGCAGTGCAGGTGAGAAAAAAATCATTTCGGAGACATCTAGATTACTCAAGGAAGGACGTATCCAGTTTAAGGTTTTATTTCCAAAGGATTCAGAGTGCAGCTCAAACCGTGGTTTTATTGGCCTTGGGAATTTAACTTACCAAATCCCTTTGCAAGAAACTTTGGAAAATCCAGAATCCAAAACTTGGGAGTATAAAATACGTTTTTTCTAA
- a CDS encoding menaquinone biosynthetic enzyme MqnA/MqnD family protein, producing the protein MKIGIVKHLNARPLTLYFERTSGYLPVYENPSVLIELLKQGELDCALVSSIECERNHDTLDYTKVVGVCARDVVRSVLFFRHENDTEMPQVVYTDKGSRSSVALLQCLLYREFGKIVEVVPTPASEISQMMLDGIGSHLLFGDHALLQTPVPGYQVVDLAEWWNQSTGLYFCFAFWAFPKGKVWDDRLFLTALEYGLKELDSIIKEEKRLPIAVTDRYLKQELHYIPEQKNLDGFDLFIKTAKELKLV; encoded by the coding sequence ATGAAAATTGGCATTGTAAAACACCTGAATGCCCGCCCCCTAACCCTGTATTTTGAGAGAACTTCCGGATATTTACCAGTATATGAGAATCCAAGTGTTCTCATTGAACTTCTGAAACAAGGAGAACTGGATTGTGCCCTCGTCTCTTCAATCGAATGTGAAAGAAACCATGATACCCTAGATTATACAAAAGTTGTAGGTGTTTGCGCAAGAGATGTCGTTCGTTCCGTTCTCTTCTTCCGGCACGAAAATGATACAGAAATGCCCCAGGTAGTTTATACGGACAAGGGGTCAAGATCGAGTGTGGCCTTATTGCAATGTTTACTCTATCGTGAGTTTGGGAAAATTGTGGAAGTGGTTCCCACCCCTGCCTCAGAAATTTCCCAAATGATGTTAGATGGGATTGGGTCTCATCTTCTGTTTGGTGACCATGCCTTATTGCAAACCCCAGTTCCAGGATACCAAGTTGTGGATCTTGCGGAATGGTGGAACCAATCAACCGGACTTTATTTTTGTTTTGCTTTCTGGGCTTTCCCCAAAGGAAAGGTTTGGGATGACCGGCTTTTTTTAACCGCTTTAGAATATGGACTCAAAGAATTGGATTCAATCATAAAAGAAGAGAAACGGTTGCCAATTGCTGTGACAGATCGTTATCTAAAACAAGAATTACACTATATTCCAGAACAGAAAAATTTAGATGGTTTTGATTTGTTTATCAAAACGGCAAAAGAATTAAAACTCGTTTAG